The nucleotide sequence GGCCTCGGCAAGCCGACCGTCGACAAGCACTCCACGGGCGGCGTCGGCGACAAGATCACGCTTCCTCTTGCGCCACTCGTGGCGAGCTTCGGCGTCGCCGTGCCGCAGCTGTCGGGCCGCGGGCTCGGCCACACCGGCGGCACGCTCGACAAGCTCGAGGCGATCCCCGGCTGGCGTGCGGCACTCTCGAACGACGAGATGTTCGCGCAGCTGCGCGATGTGGGCGCCGTCATCTGCGCCGCGGGCTCCGGCCTCGCGCCCGCCGACAAGAAGTTGTACGCGTTGCGCGACGTCACCGGCACGGTCGAGGCGATCCCGCTCATCGCCTCGAGCATCATGTCGAAGAAGATCGCCGAGGGCACCGGCGCGCTCGTGCTCGACGTGAAGTTCGGCTCCGGCGCCTTCATGAGCGATGTCGACCGCGCGCGCGAGCTCGCCCGCACGATGGTCGCCCTCGGCACCGATTCGGGAGTCTCGACGACGGCACTGCTCACCGACATGAACACCCCGCTCGGCCTCGCCATCGGCAACGCCAACGAGGTGCGCGAGTCGGTCGAGGTGCTCGCCGGCGGTGGCCCTGCCGACGTGGTCGAACTGACGGTGGCGCTCGCCCGCGAGATGCTGGCGCTCGCGGGTCAGCCCGATGCCGATGTCGAGGCCGCCCTGCAGGACGGCCGCGCGATGGACGCCTGGCGGGCGATGATCGTCGCGCAGGACGGGGACCCGGATGCCGCCCTCCCGACCCCGAACGAGACCCACACGGTCACGGCGACCGAAGGCGGCTTCGTCACCGGCATCGAGGCCCTCCCGTTCGGCATCGCCGCGTGGCGCTTGGGTGCTGGGCGCGCGCGAGCGCAGGACCCCGTGCTGCACGCCGCGGGCATCGACCTTCACGTGAAGCCCGGCGATCAGGTGACCGCCGGTCAGCCCCTGTTCACCTTGCTCGGCGAGGATGCCTCCCGGTTCGACCGGGCCCTCGAGGCCCTCGAGGGCGCGTGGGAGATCGGCCCGGACGCACCGGAGCGCACTCCTCTCGTCCTGGAACGCATCACGGCCTAGGCTGGGGCAGTCCCGCGCCGGAACCCGACGCGACGCCCGGGCCGCAGCATCCGTCCACATCCCCCACTCGCGATCGCAATCGAGGAGACCCCCATGCCCATCGACCAGCACGGCGACGCCATCCTCGACGGAGTGTCCCTTCGCGGCCTGCCCAAGGTCTCGCTGCACGACCACCTCGACGGCGGACTGCGCCCCGCGACGATCATCGAGCTGGCCGACGAGATCGGGCTCGAGGTTCCCGAGTCCGACCCCGACGACCTCGCGGACTGGTTCGCCGAGAAGAGCGACTCGGGCTCGCTCGTCGAGTACCTGAAGACGTTCGACCTCACGACCGCGGTCATGCAGACCCGCGAGGGACTCACGCGCGTCGCGCGCGAGTTCGTCGAAGACCTGGCTGCCGACGGCGTGATCTACGGCGAGGTGCGCTGGGCGCCCGAGCAGCACCTCGCCCGCGGGCTGTCGCTCGACGAGGTCGTCGCCGCCGTGCAGGAGGGCATCGAGGAGGGCGAGGACGCGGCCGAGCGCCGGGGTCAGGACATCCGCGTCGGGCAGCTCATCACCGCGATGCGCCACGCCGACCGCTCGCTCGAGATCGCGCGGCTGGCCGTGCAATGGCGCAATCGTGGCGCCGTCGGCTTCGACATCGCAGGCGCCGAGGACGGCTTCCCGGCCTCGAACCACCGCACCGCGTTCGACTACCTCGCCTCGGAGTTCTTCCCGGTCACCGTGCACGCCGGCGAGGCGGCGGGCCTCGACTCGATCCGCTCGGCCCTCATCGACGGCCGCGCCCTGCGCCTCGGCCACGGCGTGCGCCTCGCCGAGGACCTCGAGGTCGTCTCGCGCGCCGGCGAAGAGGTGCTCGTGCAGTTCGGCGACCTGGCGCGCTGGGTGCGCGACCGCGAGATCCCGCTCGAGCTGTCGCCCTCGTCGAACCTCCAGACCGGCGCGATCGAGCGCTGGGGCACCACTCTCGAGGACCACCCCTTCGACTTGCTCTACCAGCTCGGGTTCTCGGTCACGGTGAACGTCGACAACCGCACGATGAGCCGCACCTCGCTCACGCGCGAGCTGGCTCTCCTCGCCGAGACCTTCGAGTACGGCCTCGACGACCTCGAGGCCTTCCAGCTCAACGCCGCCGCCGGCGCCTTCCTCCCGGTGGAGGAGCGCGAGGAGCTGATCGACCTCATCGCCGACGGCTTCGACGCGTAGTCCCTTCGGTTCAGGAGACCGATGCCGCGTCTGGCGCGAGCCCGGTGAACGTCGATCGCGGCCCGGCGTCGAGGAGGCCAGTCTGAGCCACGGCCCGATGATGACGACGGTGACCCCGTCCCCGACGAGACCCGACACCTTGTACGCGGAGGCCGAAGGATCGACTTTGGCGCCCGGGCGCCGGGTTTGGGGCGCGTCCCGGGCGTTCGGGGCGCACACGATGCGCCCCGAACGCACGCGGTGCGCCCCAAACCCCGAGGATCCGGGTGCTCAGACCCCGAGCTCGGCCTGCCGGGCGGCGACGACGGCCTCCACCTTCGGGAACAGCGGATGCTGCGGCTCGAGGCCCGTGACCGACGCGGTGAACGACGCGGCATCCTGTTCCCGCAGCATCCGCTGCAGGTCCACCGACTGGGTGTCCTCGGTGTCGTCGAAAGCGAGGGCCGCGCCCATCGCGGCGACCAGCGCGTCGACTCCGAGGCCGCGCTCTGCCGCCTCGGCCGCGGGGCCGACGAACCGCTCGTGCCGCGAGAGCTTGCGCAACGGCTGGCGGCCGACGCGCCACACCGTGTCGGGCAGGGCCTTGTTGCGGAAGCGACCGAGGATCGTCGCGCGGTAGTCCGCCAGCGACGAGGCGTCGAGCCCGTGCTTGGCCTCCAGCAGCGCCGAGGTCTCCTCGAGAGCGGCCTCGACACGTGACGCAATCTCGGGATCGGCGAGCGCCCCGGCGATGCCCTCGACCCCGGCTTGAGCGCCGAAGTACGCGGTGGCCGCGTGCCCGGTGTTGACGGTGAAGAGCTTGCGCTCGATGTACGGCGCGAGATCGTCGACGAAGTGTGCGCCGGGGATGTTCGGCGGGTCGTCGCCGAAGGGCGGCCGCTCGATCGCCCACTCGAAGAACGGCTCGACGGTGACGTCGACGCCTGCGCCCTCCGGTTGGGCCGGCACGATCCGGTCGACGGCGGTGTTGGCGAACACCGCGCGCGCCGCGAGTGCGTCCCATGCGTCCCCGGCGAGCGCCTTGATCTCGTCACGGAGGAGGTCGGTCGCGTTGATCGCGTTCTCGCACGCCATGATCTGCAGCGGCGGGCTCGACGGGTCGCGCAGCGCGAGCCCGGCCAGGATATGAGGGGCGACGAACTTCAGGATCGTCGGTCCCACCGCCGTCGTGACGACGTTCGCCCCGGCGATCTCGTCGATGACCTTGTCGGGGTGCTCGGCGCTGTTGATGGCCGTGAAGCCCGTGACCAGCGTGTCGCGACCGCCCTCGCCCACCTCGTGCACCGTGTAGCGGGACACGTGGTTGATCGCGTCGACGAGCGGTGCGGCGACGTCCGAGAAGACGAGTTCGTACCCGCCCTCGTGCAGGAGCAGCCCGACGAACCCCCGCCCGATGTTGCCGGCCCCGAAGTGGACGGCCTTCATCAGACGCCCGCCGCCGACACCAGGCCGAACAGCTCCTCCGGCGTCTGGGCGGTCTTGAGACGTTCGACCTCGTCCTCGTCCGAGAACAGGATCGCGATCTGCGACAGGATCTCGAGGTGTTCGTCGCCCTTGCCGGCGATGCCGATCACGAAGGTCACGGGGTTGCCGTCCCAGTCCACACCGCCGTCGTAGCGCACCACCGACAGGGCCGATTCGAGGATCTCGCCCTTGGTCTCGTTGGTGCCGTGGGGGATCGCGAGCTCGTTGCCCATGTACGTCGACACGGTCTGCTCGCGCTGGAGCATCGCGTCGTAGTAGGCACCGGTGACGGCGCCCGCCGACTGCAGGATGTCCGCCGCCTCCCGCATCGCCTCGTCGCGCGACGCGCTCCCGGAGTGGATCCGCACCTGGCCGATGCTCAGAACCTCGCGTGCCATGTTCTCGCCTTTCTCGTCGTTCGTCTCTTGTGTCGCCGGGAGATACGGATGCCGCGACCCGCCGCCTGTTCCGAACAGCGGGGCGCGGCCGTGCCGAGGGCGGTGGGACCGGGGGCGTTGACGGCCCGCCCGGCCCCACCGCGGTCTCAGCTATGCAGTTCCATCCTCGTGCTGGGTGCGGACAAGGTCCACGACCTCGTCGTACCGCGGCGAGTTCATGAAGTTGTCGACCGACACGTGCACCGAGTTCGGCGTCTTCTGCCGTGCGCGATCCGTGAGCTGGTTCTGCGTGATCACCAGGTCGGCCGACGCGTCCAGGGCCGCGATCGCCTTGTTGGTGACCGTGACGTCCTCGATGCCCGCCTTCTTGATCTTGTTGCGCAGGACGCTCGCGCCCATGGCCGACGAACCCATGCCCGCGTCGCACGCGAACACGATGTTCTTGATCTCGCGCTCGGTCATCGTGGCCGGCTCGATGCCGCCGTCGGCGCTCGTGGCGGCGCCGCTGCGCAGGCCGTCCAGTGCCGCCGACGACTTGCCCTTGGCCGCCGCGGTCTGCGTGATCGCCGCGCCGAAGGCGTCGTCGGTGGCGGCCATCGCCTCGAGGTCGCGCTTGCGGGATGCCCGCAGGATGACCCACGAGATGAGGAATGTCACGGTGGCGGCCAGCACCACCGAGAGCAGGACCGCGACATAGGAGTTGTTCGCGACTTGGGCGATCACCGCGAAGATGCTGCCCGGTGCGGCCGGGGCTCGGAGAGCGCCGCCCAGGAGCATGTTCGTCGTGACGCCGGTCATGCCGCCCGCGATCAGCGCGAGGATCAGCATCGGCTTCATCAGCGCGTAGGGGAAGTACACCTCGTGGATGCCGCCGAAGAACTGGATCACCGCGGCGCCCGGGGCGGACGCGCGTGCGGCGCCGATGCCGAAGAACGTGAACGCGAGGAGCAGCCCCACACCGGGGCCGGGGTTGGCTTCGAGCAGGAACAGGATCGACGATCCGGTCTCGGCGGACTGTTGGATGCCGAGCGGCGTGAGCACGCCGTGGTTGATGGCGTTGTTCAGGAAGAACACCTTCGCGGGCTCGATGATGATGCTCGTGAGCGGCAGCAGGTTCATCGAGACGAGCCAGTCCACCGCATTGCTCAGCACCTGCATGATGCCGTTGACGAGCCATGCGATCGGGTAGAACCCGATGATCGCGAGCACGAAGCCCCAGATGCCCGCCGAGAACATGTTCACGAGCATCTCGAAGCCGGCCCGGATCTTGCCCTCCCACAGGCTGTCCAGCCACCGCATCGTGTAGGCGCAGATCGGGGCCATGATCATCGCGCCGATGAACATGTGCACCTGGCCGAGCTGGTTGTCGGCCGGCAGGTCGGCGTTGATCTGCGCGATCAGGTAGTCCGACCCGGCGATGGCGCCGAACGTCCCGATCGAGGCGACCACGCCGCCGCGCACGCCGTAGATGATGCTGCCGCCGGTATACGCGATGAGGATCGGCAGGAGGTAGTGGATGAAGGGACCCACCAGCGTCGCGAGCGCCGGGACCGGGGTCCAGCCGACCGCGATGAAGAACGCGGTGAAGATGCCCCACGCGATGAGCGCGGGGATGTTCGGCATGATCATGCCGGACAGGAACGTGCCGAAGCGCTGAACTCCGACTCGCGCCCTGCTGGTGCCCGAGGCGGGCACTGACGCCGTTGTCATTTTGCTGTCTCCCTTGTGTGTGTGGGTGTCCAGGCCGTCACGACGGCCTATCGTGTGGCCGCCCGCTGGGCTGCGGACCGGGCGGATGCCGCGTCGTTCGCGGCGAGTGCGGCCGAGGCGATGTCGCGTGCCTGGGCGATGGTGTGCTGCAGGAGTGTGGCGCGCACGTCGGCGAGCGCCGTGGGTGCCATGGACAGGCTCGTCGCACCCAGGCCGACGAGCACGACGGCGAGCAGGGGATCTGCCGCCGCCTCACCGCAGATGCCGACCGGCTTGCCGTTCGCGACGCCGGCTTCGCCGACCTCGCGGATCAGGCGCAGCACCGCCGGGTGCCACGGGTCCTGGAACGACGCGACCGACCCGAGGAGTCGGTCTGCGGCGAGCGTGTACTGCGTGAGGTCGTTGGTGCCGATGGAGGCGAAGTCCGCGCCCACCAGGATGCGGTCGGCGAGCAGTGCCGAGGACGGCACCTCCACCATGACGCCGGCGGTCTTGATGCCGTAGTCGCGCGCGAGATCGACGAAGTAGTCCGTCTCCTCGACCGTGGCGATCATCGGCGCCATGACCCAGAGGTCGGCGTCGGTGGCGGCATCCGCTTCGGCAAGGGCCGTGAGCTGCTCGCGCAGGATGTCCTCGCTGGCGCGGAGGGCACGGATGCCGCGGAGCCCGAGCGCGGGGTTCTCCTCGTGCGCGTCGTTGAGGAACGCGAGCGGCTTGTCGGCGCCGGCGTCGAGCACCCGGACGACGACCTTCTTGCCCGGGAACGCGGCGAGCAGCTTCGTGTACGCCTCGCGCTGCTGCTCGACGGTGGGTGCCTGGTTCGAGCTCAGGAACAGGAACTCGGTGCGGAACAGGCCCACGCCCTCGGCGCCCAGCGCGACCGCGTCGGCGGCGCCCTCCGGGTTGCCGAGGTTCGCCAGCAGCGGGACCGGGGTGCCGTCCGCGAGGGCGCCGTCGGTGATCGGCGCCGATGCCTGCGCGGCGCGGGCGTCGGCGCGGTTCTGCGCCCGCTCGAGCTCGGCGGCAGTCGGTTCGGTCGTCACGACGCCGGCGGCGGCATCCACGATCACGGTCTCGCCGTCGCGCAGCCCGGTCGCCGAGGTGGCGCCGACGATCGCGACGATCGACTTCTCCCGCGCGAGGATCGCGGTGTGGGAGGTCGGCCCGCCCTCCGTGGTCACCAGGGCGAGCACCTTGTCGAGGTCGAGGAGTGCCGTGTCGGCCGGCGCGAGATCTTTCGCCACGAGGACGAACGGATGCCCCGGATCGGGCACACCCGGAGCCGGGACGCCGCGGAGCCGGGCGATCACGCGCTGGGCGACGTCGTCGAGGTCGGCCGCGCGCTCGCCGAGGTAGCCGCCCATCGCGGTGAGCTGGTCGCGGAACGACGCGAACGCGTCGAACACGGCGAACTCGCCTGTCTTGCCCTGGCCGAGGCGGGCGCCGATCTCGTCGTCGAGGGTCGGGTCCTCGGCCATCATCGCCTGCGCCTCGAGCACCTCCTGCGCGGCGCCTCCGGCTTGCGCGCCGCGGGCCTCGAGCTCGCGTGCGACGGCGGCGACGGCATCCGCCACACGCGCCTTCTCCTCGTCGGCGCTGAGCGTGCTCGGCGCGTCGGACGGCGCCGCCGCGGGCTCGGCCATGCGTGCGACGGGTCCCTGAGCGACGCCCAGTCCGATGCCGACACCTCGCAGTTCGGTCATGTTCAGCCCTCCGCGTCGTGGTCGGTGGTGAGCAGTTCCGCGAGCGTGTCGAGCGTCGACTCGGCGCCGTCGCCGTCCGCGATGAGGGTCACGTAGTCGCCCTGCTCGACGCCCAGCGCGATCACGCCGAGGATGCTCGCCGCGTTGACCGGGCTTCCCGCATCCTTCGCGATGGTGATCGGGATGCCGGCATCCTTCGCCGCCTGTGCGAACAGCTTCGCCGGACGCGCGTGCAGACCGTGCGCCGATCCGATCCGGACGGTGCGGGAGATGGGTGGCATGTCGTGACCTCTCTGTCTGTTCCTGGTTCGTCGCGGGGGAGTTCATTCGTGGAGGGGAGGCGGCGCCGCATCCGCGGCCGGGAGCGGCCCCCCGGCGCTCCCGATCGCGGCGCGGACCAGCGCGAGCGTCCGCGTGCCGTCCCGGTCTCCGAAGATGTCGGGCGGCAGCAGCACCACTGTCGTACCTCGCGCGGCGGCATCCCGTTCTATGCGCTCGAGCGCATGGAGCAGGTGCGGACCCACGAGGACGACGTCGGCGGCATCGAGATCGATCGGAAGCGACTGCTCGGTGCCGGCGAAGGCGGAATAGTCGAGTCCCTCTGCATGGGCTGCGTGACGGACGCGCTGAGCGACGAAGGTGCTCGAGGCACCCGCTCCGCAGACCACCAGGATCCTCATCGATCCGCCTCCTCTTTTGCCATTCTTGTGAGAACGCTGGGAGGGGACAACCACTCCTTCTTCCGCAGGGGCGGAAACGATGGGGCGTCGGCGGCCGCCGACCCGGGCGCGTCCCCCGGTCGTTGAGCGAGCGAGGAACGAGCGAGTCGGAACGCGCTGGGTGTCCGGGCGGCCTCGGGCACCGCCGCGCGTGGTTGACTGGGCGTGTGACCCGAGCCCGGCAAGATCGTGTGCTCGGACTGCTCCTGCGCGACGGCGACTGGGTCACGGCATCCGCTCTCGCCGACGCGCTGGGCGTGACTCCGCGCAGCATCCGGTCCTACGTGAACGCCGTGAACGCCCGCGTGGCGCCGGGCGTGGCGGTCGAGTCCGGCCCGCAGGGCTACCGCGCCGGATCAGACGCCGGTGCGGCGCTCCGGGCCGGCGGCGACACCGGCACACCGCGCGACCGGCTGCACACACTGGTGCGGGCACTCCTCGATGCCCCCGACGGCATCGACGTGTTCGAGACCGCCGACGCGCTGCACGTCTCGCCCGCCACCCTCGACGCCGACCTGGCCCGCGTCCGCGGGCTGCTGGGCGGCACCGAGCTGACGCTCGAGCGCTCCGCGTCCCGTGCGCGGCTGCGCGGCACCGAGGGCGCGCAGCGGCGGCTGCTCAGCAAGCTCGCCCACGACGAGATGGATGCCGGATCCTTCGATCTGACTGCGCTCCGCCGCACGCTCGGCGAGGGGTCGGTCGGCGCGCAGGCGTTCGGCCCGTTCAAGACCGAGCTCGTGGCACGCCTCGGCGAGCTGGGCTGGTTCGTCAACGAATTCGGCATCGCCGACGTCGTGATGCACATCGCGATCGCTGCCGACCGCACCTCGCGCGACCGCCCGCTCGACGCCGTCGGCGACGCCGTGGGGCAGCGACCGACCCACAGCCAGGTCGCCGAGATCATCGCGGAGCTGTCCGAGCGCCACCTCGGCGTGCGGCTCGGCAGCGCCGATCTGCAGCACCTCGCGACGCTGGTGCTGACGCGCGTGGTCGCGCCCGACGGGCACGAGGATGGAGCATCCGCGGCGGCATCGTCGTCCCTCGATCCCGAGGTCGAGGCCGTCGTGCGGGAGGTCGTGACGGCTGCCGCCGAAGAGTTCCTCGTCGACATCGCGCACGACGACTTCGTCGCACGGCTCGCACTCCACGTGCAGAACCTGCTGCACCGCGCGCGCGAGCAGGCGTGGTCGCGCAACCCGCTGACGCGGTCGCTGAAGTCGACGTACCCCATGATCTTCGAGGTCGCGGTGTTCATCGCGAGCCGGCTGCAGCAGCGGCTCGGCATTCCCCTGCCGGACGACGAGATCGCGTACATCGCGATGCACGTCGGGGGCCGGCTCGAGCGCAGCCGACGGGCGGACCAGCTCCTCACCGCGACCATCGTGTGCCCCGGCTACTACGACCTGCACGAGCTGCTGCGCTCGAGCGTCGACCGCTCGCTCGGGCAGGCGATCGAGGTCGTCGGCGTCGAGACACGCGTCGACCCCGACTGGGCTTCGATCGACACCGACCTCGTCCTGACCACGATCGACCCGCCGACCGCCACGACCGACCGGATCGTGCGGATCCAGCCGTTCCTCACCGACGCCGACGTCGAGCGGGTGCAGTCCGCGGCCGGCCGCATCCGCCGCTCACGCCGCCTCGCCCGGCTGCGCGCCGAGCTGGAACGCTATTTCGAGCCCTCGGCGTTCGTTCGCGGGTTCGACGAGGCGGTGGGGGAGGAGGGAGTGATCCGCGGGCTCGGCGCGCTGCTCCAGGCCCGCGGCGTCATCGACGCCGAGTACATCGAGCGCACCATCGAGCGCGAGCGCCTGTCGTCGACCGCGTTCACCGACGCCCTGGCCGTGCCGCACGCCCTCGAGATGACGGCGTCCCGCACCGCCATCGCCATCGGTATCGCCGACCCCTCGATCCCGTGGGGCGACGGGCGCGTGCAGGTCGTGGCACTGGTGGCGTTCTCCGAGAGCGACCGCGAGGCGTTCCAGACCGTGTTCGAGCAGTTCGTCGAGGTGTTCAGCGAGCGCGACAGCGTGCAGCGCATCGTGCGCCGCGGCACCGACTTCAACGCCTTCCTCGACGAGCTCGTCGCCGTCATCGACGGCTGAGCCGCAGCATCCGTCCGGGTTCCCTTGCGTCGCCGCTGAGTTCGGGGCGGGCGTTCCCGCGGAGTTCGGGGCGTGCGCGGTGCGCCCCGAGCGACCGCGGTGCGCCCCGAACGACCGCGGTGCGCCCCGACTCCGGACGGGACGGATGCTGCGCGCCGGTGTCGTGTGGGGGTGCGGGGAGCGGGTCGCCGAGGTTCGGGGCGTGCGGCGAACGTTCGGGGCGTGCGCGGTGCGCCCCGAGCGACCGCGGTGCGCCCCGAACGACCGCGGTGCGCCCCGAACCGGGAAGAACTCAGCGACGCGGCCGGATGCTGAAGGCCTCGAGCCGCGTTCGCAGATCGACGACCGTCGCGAGGTGGGGCCATCCCCATCGGGCATAGCTGCGCTGGGTGGTCCCGCGGATCCAGTCCTCCCGTTGCTTCTCCTCGTCGAAGACCTGCGACGACGTTCGGCCGTCGAGGAGCTTCCCGTCGACGTACTTGATCGCTCCGTCGAACTCGCCGAAGGCGTTGGCCTCGTCCAGGCCGAAATCGACGAAGTACGGATGGATGCCTCGCCCAGGCACCGCAACCTGCAGCCCGATGACGCGGAATCCGATCTCGCGGAGCCGGATTCGACTGATGCTCTCGCCCGGCAGTTGTGCACGTCCGTCGGCGAATTCGAGTACGCGGCGAGCGCGTGTGAGCCCATGAGCCGATCGGCCCGCGATCACGAGCACCTCCCGCCGGAACCGCTCCGCCCCGTCGAAGTCGTACTCATGCGGACCGGCGACGAACTGCCGACGGAGCGCGGCGTCGGCGACCGTGACCGCCTGCTCGAACGAGGCCGTGCGGGCGACGTCTGAGATCGTGCGTGCGAGCGAGGTGATCCGCAGTCCGTCGATCTCGACCACGTCATCGTCTCGAAGCTCGCCGCGGTGGCGGATCACGCCACCGGCAGCACCCGGTCGCGAATGCGGCGCGATGACGTGGACCCGCCGTCGATCCGCGCGGTAGAGCGGGAGCCCGTGGGCGGCCGCGGCCGTCTCGTGGGAGACCACCGGAGCGGTCGGCGAGGTCAGCGCCAACGCGTGAGCGCGGGCGATCGCGCGATCTTCGGGCGTTGCGGCATTCCATGCCGCCGTGTCGACGTAGACACCGATTCGGAGCCGCGTGAGCTCCCCGCCGGCGACCGAAGCGGTCAATCGGCGGGATGTCGTCGTTGCCAGGAGCCTGTCGCGTCTGAGAAGGGTGAGGGTCGCCATGACCGCGAGTCTCCGACGTATCGAGCGCACGTGCGGCGTCGGAACCCCGCGTCTGTGGACAAGGCCATCCTGTGGAGGAGGGTCCGCCCCGTGCTCGCAGCATCCGCTCTCCCGTGCTTTTCTGGTTCGGGGCGAGCCGCGAACACTTGGGGCGTGCGACGAGCGCCCCGAACGCTCTGGGCGCGCCCCAAACCCGGAAGACGTCAGCGACTGTCGCCGTGAGGCCGCGCCGGCCCGGCCTTTGCTCCGGGCATTCGAGTCGCGCATCCTACGTTTGGGGCGCGTCGTGATCGTTCGGGGCGCGCGCGGTGCGCCCCGAACGATCACGACGCGCCCCGAACTGGGAGGTCGCCCCGATGCCGGGCCAGGGACCACACGATGAGCGGAACGGATGCTGCCGCCCGAGGTCAGCCGCGGGCGAGGCGCTCCGTGAGGTCGAGGCGCACGGCCGGCCACTCGGTCGGGAGGATCGAGAAGACCACCGTGTCGCGGAGGGTGCCGTCGGGGCCGAGGCGGTGGTTGCGGAGCACGCCGTCCTGTTTGGCGCCGAGGCGCGCGATCGCGGCACGGGACTGGCGGTTGTGCCAGTGCGTGCGGAACTCGACCGCGATGGCTTCGCATTGCTCGAACGCATGGGCGAGCAGCAGCAGCTTCGACGCCGTGTTCACGAAGGTGCGCTGCGCC is from Microbacterium sp. LWH3-1.2 and encodes:
- a CDS encoding BglG family transcription antiterminator, which codes for MTRARQDRVLGLLLRDGDWVTASALADALGVTPRSIRSYVNAVNARVAPGVAVESGPQGYRAGSDAGAALRAGGDTGTPRDRLHTLVRALLDAPDGIDVFETADALHVSPATLDADLARVRGLLGGTELTLERSASRARLRGTEGAQRRLLSKLAHDEMDAGSFDLTALRRTLGEGSVGAQAFGPFKTELVARLGELGWFVNEFGIADVVMHIAIAADRTSRDRPLDAVGDAVGQRPTHSQVAEIIAELSERHLGVRLGSADLQHLATLVLTRVVAPDGHEDGASAAASSSLDPEVEAVVREVVTAAAEEFLVDIAHDDFVARLALHVQNLLHRAREQAWSRNPLTRSLKSTYPMIFEVAVFIASRLQQRLGIPLPDDEIAYIAMHVGGRLERSRRADQLLTATIVCPGYYDLHELLRSSVDRSLGQAIEVVGVETRVDPDWASIDTDLVLTTIDPPTATTDRIVRIQPFLTDADVERVQSAAGRIRRSRRLARLRAELERYFEPSAFVRGFDEAVGEEGVIRGLGALLQARGVIDAEYIERTIERERLSSTAFTDALAVPHALEMTASRTAIAIGIADPSIPWGDGRVQVVALVAFSESDREAFQTVFEQFVEVFSERDSVQRIVRRGTDFNAFLDELVAVIDG